In Lolium perenne isolate Kyuss_39 chromosome 5, Kyuss_2.0, whole genome shotgun sequence, the sequence GCACCGTCGTCCTCATCAACGTCTACGCCTTCTTCCCCGTCGTGTCGGTTGCCTCTCCCATCGACAAGGCCTCCACCTGTGTCGCCTCCCGCCGGTGGCTGGGGTGGGGGTACCCGGCTGCTGCGGCCCTCCTTCGCAGACGTCGTCGCCAAGGGGCCTGCACCCATGTCGGGCGCCCGCCCTCCTCTGCGTGGACAGGTACCTGGTGCAGGTGCTGTTCATGGCCCGCCGCCGCCCGGGGGCAGCAGGCCGATGATGACGCCGCCTCCGGCTCGTCCCGGCTTCCCGGTGGGCGCGGCCAGGCCGCAAGCGGTGCAGTACCGTCCTCAACCTCCGCCGCCCGGGTACGGGATgccccaaggccaagttcttggcTTCCAGGGGCATCCTCGTCCACCCCCTGCCCCCATGCCGTATGGTGGTGCACGGGCGCCTCAGATGACGGGTGCGGGGATGCCGCAGCAGCAGCCGGTGCATCCGCAGGCTTCGATGATCAATGTCCAACAGCAGCATGGAGTTTTTGCTCCGGGCACCGCTCCTAagcagaaaagaaagaagaagaaggccgTTGTTCCGCCGGAGATGCAAGGATCTGGTTTGCCTCAAGGGGGATCTCAGCATCAGCTTCCTTTTTATGGTACAGGGCCTTCGGTTGTGCAGGGACAGTCCACGCTTGTTCAGGGTCAGCCGCAGTCCTTTCAGTTCGCTAGTGCCCAATATGGATACGCTCCTCAAGCTCAGTTCCATCCGCAGCATCAACAGCAGCCACAGTTTGTTCCACCACAGCCACAGCTGGCGGTTGCTTCTATTCATCAGCAACAGCAGCAACCACAGTTTATTCCACCGCAGCCTACCGCTCCCGTTGTACAGGCACATGCTCAGGATACGGTTCTGAGCGGGACGCTGGACCAGGGGACTTCTGTGGTTACGGTGGGTGCTCAGCAGGCACCGGTGGCCAAGGCTAAGATGGTGTGGTGTTGGAAGTGTGCGGATAACACCCACGCTTCGAAGGACTGCAAATTTAAACATTATTGTTACATATGTGATAAGATTGCTCACCCTACTGTGAGATGCCCGGTTCTCAAGGCGCCAAGACCCACAGCGTATGTCACGGGTTCGGGGTTGTTAGAAACTTTCTTTACTGCTTTGCCTGATTCAGTGGTTCGAGAAGATCTTACACCAACGAACTCTCCTGTTGCGCGTATTATTGTGACTGGGGATGTGGTACCGGCAGATGTTATAGCCAGACAGGTTGCCAGGAGATGCTCAGAGTCTCCAGGTTGGAAGTGGGAGGCTGTTCCCTATGGGGAGAAGGAATTCCTTATCAGCGTTCCCTCTTTCGATGATCTCAACCGTATGGACGGTATTCAGGTGGGAGTGCCGGACTCTAACTCGTCTATTGGTATCACCACATGGCAGTCGGCAGAAGTTCAACATAAGGTGGAATTGGAACAAGTTTGGCTCCATGTGGAAGGGGTACCTCACACTCTCAGACACTTCTTGGGGTTATGGGCTGTCGGGTCTCTTTTGGGCAAAACTTTGGACGTCGACCTCCTTAGCCTTCGTCGTCGAGGAGTCGTCCGTGTCCTTGTGGCGATGCTTAACTCCTCGGTGTTGGACAGGACGGTTTCGGAGCCTGGGTCATACGCCATTTCGGATGCTGTGGTGAAGTTGAAATCCTTTGAGTTTAGCTTCCGGAGAGAGCCTGCGGATTTTGTCCCTGAGCCTGACTTTGTCCCCTTTCTTTGGGAAAAGAAGAATGATGGAAATGATGAGGGGGGTGCAGCAGGTCCCGACGATGACGATGCTATGGACACTTTGGACGGGAGGATTGGTGCCATGGTCTCACCCGCACCGCCGACACAGCCTAGTGGTTCTGGTGGAGTGTCATCCAGTGGAGCGCAGGTGGCTTCTATTGTCTTTGCGGTAACTCCATTCAATAATAATCCGCAGACTCCCGCAGCCGTGCAAGTTGTTGAGAAGCTTCGGTCTGTGAGTCCCTCTCTAGAGCGGCGTCCACCGTTGAGTCCGAAAGTCACGTCCGAGGAATTATCGACGGCTTTGGAGGCTACGCGTTCACCACCTTCCGCGCAAGGGTTGGAGAGGATCGTCTTACCGGCGAGGGGGAGGGTTCACACGCTCGCAAGAACCTCACCTCGTCGCTCTTCCATGGACTCGGCGACGGCTGCTCATCCGGCCGCATCACAGGAGCATGCGGTGGCCGGTGGGCAAACTGTGCTCGGCGGGACGTCCGCTGGAAAGACGACCAAGGGAGTCCATACAGATGGGAGCTTTCACGTGGCGTCTTGCAGTTCCTCTCGGGCGGGCGTCTGCTTCGAGGCTGGGCCGACGCGGTCTGCAGTACCGGGGCAAGATTTCAGAGCTGGCCACACGCGCGAGGACGCTGTTCTACCGGCTGCAGACGCTACACAGGGGCAACTTGGCATGTTGCTGCTCAAGGACAAGCTACACAGTGGCACGCTTGCCATGCAGCGTGAGGTGCTGCTGCTGGAGCAGCCCATGCAGCCGGCCAGCTTGCAGCCAGCGGAGCTGCTGCAGGGGCTTCTTCTGCAGACGGACAACAACGCTGCGACAACGACGAACGGCAGCCCCCATGTTGCTGCCGATGGACACGGCCTGGTGCCTAAGGGCACTGCTGCGTCCGCATCGGCGGTGCAGCCTCGGGCTTCTGCTGCTCTCGGGCGTGACTTGAGGTCCCCGGGCGCGGCAACTTCGTCGACGGAGGAGTCTTCGGGGACGGCTGCTGCTGCCACGGAGGGGAGACCTACTTCGCCAACTCCTCCCCCCAAGGCGGCATCTTCGCGTCGAGCTATGCCAACCACCCCTTCGCGTAGGAGCACGCGTCATGGGGTGGGGGCGGACGGCTGCGAGGCTACGGATGAAGACTCGCTGGCCAAGGCGATGAGACGCAAGGCGGCGTCTAATCTCGACACCTCAGGTAATAAGGTTTCCAACGGTAAATCATTTTTAGCTTTCTCCACGCCACATATTTCGGCTAAGCTGAATAATGTTGGAGTGTCTTTGGGTAATACTTTTGATTTAGTTTCTGTTTCGGCTAAAGCTCTTAAACACATGGAGTTCGATAGAATAAAATGCACTCCTGTGTCAAAGAGCAAGTCGGATACCTCTCATacaagtgatgatgatgatgatgcgtaCGCCATTTCGGATGGCCAGCTTCTCTCACATATTGTAGGAGAGGTATCGGAGGTTGGACTGGATGATGCCATGCTTGGTTCATGCTATGAACTCAAAGCAACCGAACGCAAATCTAGAGCCTCGTCCTTTAAAAAAAGCGCTTGGCCTAACAAAAAGGCTAAGCTCTCTAAATCTAATAATGTTTCCAAATGAATGGTATGTTtaagaatagcagaggtcttagtGACTTGGCTAAACACTTACACATTTCAGACTCCATTCGGGATCATTCTTTAGACTTTATTGCTATCTCCGAGACGGGTAAGCGTCATTACTCAACAAGTTTTCTAAATCGCCTTTCTGGTGGAGAAGACTTTGTTTGGGTATCACGGCCACCTAGAGGTCGATCCGGAGGCCTCCTTGTAGGCGTTCGAACTGCGACTATGGAAATATTAGATAATTCTGGAGGTGACTTTCATATAAAGCTTCACATTCGGAATAAGTCTGATAATTTCATTTGGAGTTTAGTATCGGTTTATGGGTCTGCTCAGGATGCCCTCAAACCTGCCTTCCTTCGTGAAATGGTTAATCTAGCAAAGGACAATCCACATCCTATCATTTTAGGAGGGGATTTTAACATGCTCAGATACCCACATGAGAAGAGTAAAGGCAGGTTTGATAATCATTGGTCTTTCTTATTCAATGCTGTCATCGACAGTTTGGATCTAAAAGAAATTTCAATGATTGGGAGGCAATTCACTTGGGCTAATAGTCTTCCGGACCCGACATATGAAAAGCTGGATAGAGTACTCATGGACTCAGATTGGGAACAAAAATTCCCACAAGTCTCGGTACGGGCTCTACCCCGGATTGAATCTTTGTCGGATCATGCACCCATACTCTTAACAACCGGGATCCCTTCTCCGCCACGTAAGcgtccgttcaaatttgaacttggatggttACAAAGGGAGGGCTTCTCGGATATGGTTAAGAATGTATGGGATCAGCAGTTTGTCGCTGGCACccctatccaaaggtggaaccgcAAGCTACGGGCTGTGCGGAGATACCTGGGTGGGTGGGCGCGACATATGACTGGACAGCTCAAACAGGAGAAACTCAGCCTATCAACGTCAATTGACGATTTAGAGGCAATCGCGGAAATAAGACAGCTCACGACGCTAGAAATTGATTTAAAAAATCAATATAATGCGAAGTTAGCTGGTTTATTAcgcgaggaggaactcaaatggtaccaaCGATCAAAAGCTCAGTTCTTGTTAgaaggagattcgaatacgagATACTTTCATAGTGTTGCTAATGGCAGACACAGAAAGAAACGTATTCACTCTCTCCTTCACAATAATGCTACGATTGAAGGGCATGAGCAGTTAAAGTCTTACATTACCTCTTACTATAAAGGTTTATTTGGGGAACCTGAGTAGTCAGATATATCACTGGACGAATCCAGAATTGATGATATTCCTCAAGTGTCCCCTCAGGAGAATGCTGTCCTTACCGCCCCATATACGGAGGAGGAGATAAGGAAAGCAGTATTCCAAATGGAACTTAACAAAGCACCGGGACCGGATGGTTTCCCGGCCGAGTTCTTTCAAACATTCTGGGATACCATTAAAAAGGATCTACTAGAATTGTTTGAAGAGCTTCACGCCGGACAACTAGATTTGTTCCGTATCAACTTCGGGGAGATCATTTTACTACCAAAGATTAACGATGCTGAGCGTATTCAGCAATTTAGACCAATCTGCCTTCTTAATGTTTGCTTTaaaatctttacaaaagttgctaCTATTAGACTAAATTCGGTGGCTGATCATGTGGTGCGCCCGACTCAAACTGCTTTCATGCAAGGTCGATACATCCTTGATGGTGTTGTCACATTGCATGAGACAGTACATGAGATGCATCGCAAGAAGTTGAATGGGGTTATCCTCAAAATcgactttgaaaaagcctatgataaagtCAAATGGTCCTTTCTTCAACAAACACTTCGGATGAAAGGCTTCTCTCACGAATGGCGTTCTTTAATTCACAACTTTATCTTTGGAGGAAGTGTTGCCATCAAAGTCAATGATGATATCGGCAAATACTTTCAAACGAAGAAAGGGTTGAGGCAAGGCGATCCTCTATctccaatgttatttaacattgtggcggatatgttGGCCATTTTAATTGAACGCGCTAAGAGAGATGGCCAGATAGAAGGAGTGGTACCCCATCTAGTTGACGGGGGACTGTCCATTCTGCAGTACGCCGatgacacaattctttttatggaacaCGACCTGCAAAAAGCaagaaatctgaaattaattttatcAGCTTTCGAGCTAATGTCTGGTTTAAAGattaatttccataagagtgaattgttttgtttcggtGACGCCCAAGACGAGGCAAACCAATACGCCGACCTGTTCGGATGTGGTTTAGGCTCATTTCCAATAAGCTACCTAGGTATTCCGATTCACCATCGGAGACTAACTTTAGCTGAATGGAAAATTGTCGAGGAAAGATTGCAGAAAagacttagtagttggaaaggaaatTTACTATCTCTGGGTGGAAGACTAGTACTCATTAATGCAGTACTCACAAACTTGGTACTGTACATGATATCTTTCTTCCAGTTGCCCAAAGGAATTCTTCATAGATTGGATTATctccgatcaagattcttttggcaaggagataGTGAGAAGAAAAAATATCGGTTGACAAAATGGAATGTCGTATGCCGTCcgaaagatcaaggtggacttggtaTCCACGATCTAGAGTTAAAGAATAAGGCCTTACTAGGTAAATGGTTAGCCAGGTTCTTAACTGAGGATGGTGTGTGGCAAAACTTGTTGAGAAGGAAGTATGTAGGCTCAAAAGCGATTTCGCAGGTTTCTTGGAAACCGGGAGATTCGCACTTTTGGGCTGGCATCATGGCAACTAAGAAGCACTTCTTTCCATACGGGTCCTTTTCCATTATGGATGGGTCGGAGATACGTTTCTGGGAGGATAAATGGTTAGGTACAACCACTCTCCGAGAAAAATATCCAGCCTTGTACAGGATTGTTCGCCATAAGGATGTTACCCTTCAGGATGTGATGGAAACTTCCCCACCATCCATGACGTTCAGACGTGATGTAGTCGGTCCCCGATTAGCCTCTTGGAATGAATTGCTACACAAATTAGCTTCTGTCCAATTGGTTCAAGGGAAAGATATATTTCGTTGGGAACTAAACAAGAATGGTATATTCTCGGTAAAATCCATGTATGAGGCGTTAATAGAAGCCATACAACCGGTTTACAATAATAAAAACATTTGGAAGTTGAGGATGCCGCTGAAGACGAAGGTATTCTCTTGGTACCTACGCCGTGgtgttattctcaccaaagataaccttgcaaaacgCAATTGGCATGGATGcaagaaatgtgttttctgtcaaGAGGACGAGACAATAAAACACCTCTTCTTCCATTGCCGATTCGCTAaagctatatggtcaatcattcagataggatCTAGCTTACATCCACCTCCTagcattgcaaatatttttggcaattggctaaatggggtaGAGGTTAGGTTTAAAAATCTTATCAGGGTGGGAGCGATCGCCATTATTtggtcgctatggctatgtagaaatgacaaggtttttaatgacaaaaaCTCTTCTCTTATGCAGGTAATTCACCGGTCTACGGCTACGCTCCGTTTATGGTCGTCGCTTCAGCGAGTGGAGGACCGCGACctatttatggaggtgtctacacgattggagaaTACGGCCAAGGACTTTATTatccaacatgggtggctgcatagtctGAGGATTGCGGCTCCTACACCATGATAGTCCTCTGTTTCTT encodes:
- the LOC127302235 gene encoding uncharacterized protein, whose product is MPAGRHRRRLTLAPGGGSPCRQDRSLGGLGFQFLPREGSVLDEDDSDAEVPIESALEVLDSDASSECSAVSRKGRRTDEEIVQDFWNEIGFPTPASRFWEVQSSSSSGKVANGSGVDACRSSSAKVGSEEGTVDISASFSPSREAAVEADRSCGGFPMRRRPRAGSWRGPCPPRRRTPLPVLGQFLEKAGWSPSFERDAATDSSLQAVEEAESRGQFPLPLHGSVAQLHEVFSWAGLRSALRFLWVDPRLRVPSAASSSSTAATVTLSPAASPSSAAGVSSSLASASSSPSSSAPSSSSTSTPSSPSCRLPLPSTRPPPVSPPAGGWGGGTRLLRPSFADVVAKGPAPMSGARPPLRGQVPGAGAVHGPPPPGGSRPMMTPPPARPGFPVGAARPQAVQYRPQPPPPGYGMPQGQVLGFQGHPRPPPAPMPYGGARAPQMTGAGMPQQQPVHPQASMINVQQQHGVFAPGTAPKQKRKKKKAVVPPEMQGSGLPQGGSQHQLPFYGTGPSVVQGQSTLVQGQPQSFQFASAQYGYAPQAQFHPQHQQQPQFVPPQPQLAVASIHQQQQQPQFIPPQPTAPVVQAHAQDTVLSGTLDQGTSVVTVGAQQAPVAKAKMVWCWKCADNTHASKDCKFKHYCYICDKIAHPTVRCPVLKAPRPTAYVTGSGLLETFFTALPDSVVREDLTPTNSPVARIIVTGDVVPADVIARQVARRCSESPGWKWEAVPYGEKEFLISVPSFDDLNRMDGIQVGVPDSNSSIGITTWQSAEVQHKVELEQVWLHVEGVPHTLRHFLGLWAVGSLLGKTLDVDLLSLRRRGVVRVLVAMLNSSVLDRTVSEPGSYAISDAVVKLKSFEFSFRREPADFVPEPDFVPFLWEKKNDGNDEGGAAGPDDDDAMDTLDGRIGAMVSPAPPTQPSGSGGVSSSGAQVASIVFAVTPFNNNPQTPAAVQVVEKLRSVSPSLERRPPLSPKVTSEELSTALEATRSPPSAQGLERIVLPARGRVHTLARTSPRRSSMDSATAAHPAASQEHAVAGGQTVLGGTSAGKTTKGVHTDGSFHVASCSSSRAGVCFEAGPTRSAVPGQDFRAGHTREDAVLPAADATQGQLGMLLLKDKLHSGTLAMQREVLLLEQPMQPASLQPAELLQGLLLQTDNNAATTTNGSPHVAADGHGLVPKGTAASASAVQPRASAALGRDLRSPGAATSSTEESSGTAAAATEGRPTSPTPPPKAASSRRAMPTTPSRRSTRHGVGADGCEATDEDSLAKAMRRKAASNLDTSGNSPVYGYAPFMVVASASGGPRPIYGGVYTIGEYGQGLYYPTWVAA